In Nicotiana tabacum cultivar K326 chromosome 17, ASM71507v2, whole genome shotgun sequence, one DNA window encodes the following:
- the LOC142171507 gene encoding uncharacterized protein LOC142171507: protein MGPKTCKVCDDAQSKYKCPNCFIPYCSLVCFKKHKEIFCVKPEPELEPSSVEKLASAPESHVEKPICVAEQSEVLNQLRLESIASSNEIREAIRNKELQNLICSIDSSMDAEAELDKAMEKEEFRIFSEKILSMISQ from the exons ATGGGACCTAAAACTTGCAAAGTATGCGACGATGCACAGTCAAAATACAAATGTCCCAATTGCTTCATACCCTA TTGTTCTTTGGTCTGTTTCAAGAAGCATAAAG AAATTTTCTGTGTGAAACCGGAACCAGAACTGGAACCTTCTTCTGTGGAAAAGCTTG CTTCTGCTCCGGAATCACATGTGGAGAAGCCAATCTGTGTTGCTGAGCAAAGCGAGGTGCTGAATCAGTTGCGACTAGAGTCTATAG CTTCTTCCAATGAAATTCGTGAGGCTATACGGAACAAAGAGCTTCAAAATCTCATATGCAGCATAGATTCTTCTATGGATGCAGAGGCT GAACTTGACAAGGCAATGGAGAAAGAAGAATTTCGCATATTCAGTGAAAAG ATTTTGTCCATGATTAGTCAATGA